In a genomic window of Hyphomicrobiales bacterium:
- a CDS encoding alpha/beta hydrolase translates to MAEPLVLVPGLLCTEALWQPQIDALGADCELIIADHRSHDSLGDIAAALLETAPPRFALAGLSMGGYVALEVMRQAPQRVSRLALLDTTARADNDERRDIRRRFIALAEEAGLQEVVGKLLPQFLSAEHLKNPQLVATIREMAAETGFEAFARQQTAIMTRPDSLPDLARIACPTMVLVGAEDALTPPDAAHEMHEAIAGSDLVVVPECGHISTLEQPEAVNEAMRSWLG, encoded by the coding sequence ATGGCTGAACCGCTCGTGCTGGTACCCGGTTTGTTGTGCACCGAGGCGTTGTGGCAGCCGCAGATCGACGCCCTTGGTGCCGACTGCGAACTCATCATCGCCGACCATCGCAGCCATGATTCGCTTGGTGATATTGCCGCCGCCCTGCTCGAGACGGCGCCTCCGCGTTTCGCGCTGGCCGGCCTTTCGATGGGCGGTTATGTCGCCCTCGAGGTGATGCGACAGGCGCCGCAACGGGTCAGCCGGCTGGCTCTCCTCGACACGACGGCCCGCGCCGACAACGACGAACGCCGCGACATCCGCCGCCGCTTCATCGCGCTTGCCGAAGAGGCCGGGTTGCAGGAAGTCGTCGGCAAGCTGCTGCCGCAATTCCTCAGCGCGGAACATCTGAAGAATCCGCAGCTGGTGGCCACCATCCGCGAGATGGCCGCCGAAACCGGGTTCGAAGCCTTCGCGCGCCAGCAGACGGCGATCATGACGCGGCCCGACTCGCTGCCCGATCTGGCCCGCATTGCCTGTCCGACGATGGTGCTGGTCGGCGCCGAAGATGCGCTGACCCCACCGGATGCGGCCCACGAGATGCACGAAGCCATCGCCGGCAGCGATCTCGTCGTCGTTCCCGAGTGCGGTCACATCTCGACGCTCGAACAGCCCGAGGCCGTCAATGAGGCGATGCGCTCCTGGCTCGGCTGA